One window of Perca fluviatilis chromosome 12, GENO_Pfluv_1.0, whole genome shotgun sequence genomic DNA carries:
- the LOC120569400 gene encoding olfactory receptor 10A7-like, whose translation MDNEANVTYITLDGHGGGKKKKKFFFFFMFIVYTLIICSNSIIVYIIWVHQNLHEPMYILIAALLLNSVVYSTNIYPKLLIDFISEKQIISYSACLFQFYIFYSFGSSEFLLLSAMAYDRYVSICKPLQYHTIMRKTTVSIFLLFAWLVPVCHVAVLTILSAETKLCDLTLKGIFCNNSIYKLQCVTSRVITIHGVVSLIDLSILPMLFIIFTYTKIFIITYRSYREVRKKAAETCLPHLLVLISFSILSAYDISIARVESNFPKTARLIMSLQIILYHPLFNPLIYGLKMKEISKHIKRLLCPVKFI comes from the coding sequence ATGGATAATGAGGCAAACGTAACTTATATAACTCTGGATGGGCATGgggggggtaaaaaaaaaaaaaaatttttttttttttttatgtttatagtATATACTCTAATAATCTGCAGTAATTCTATTATTGTGTACATTATCTGGGTTCACCAAAACCTCCATGAGCCTATGTACATTTTGATTGCTGCTTTGTTACTGAACTCTGTTGTTTACAGCACTAATATCTACCCAAAGCTTTTGATTGACTTTATATCCGAAAAACAGATCATATCTtattcagcctgtctctttcaattttatatattttatagttttGGCAGTTCTGAATTCTTACTGTTGTCAGCCATGGCCTATGACagatatgtgtctatatgtaaaCCTCTGCAATATCACACTATCATGAGGAAAACCACAGTGAGTATTTTCCTGTTGTTTGCTTGGCTTGTGCCTGTGTGTCATGTTGCAGTCCTAACAATACTGAGTGCTGAAACAAAACTGTGTGACTTAACTTTAAAAGGAATATTTTGTAACAATTCAATTTACAAACTTCAATGTGTAACATCAAGAGTAATTACTATTCATGGTGTAGTCTCTTTAATAGATCTCTCAATTTTGCCTATGCTTTTCATCATCTTTACATACACAAAGATATTTATAATAACCTATCGAAGTTATAGAGAAGTCAGGAAAAAAGCTGCAGAGACATGTTTACCCCACCTGTTGGTTTTAATCAGTTTCTCCATTTTGAGTGCATATGATATCAGTATAGCACGAGTAGAATCCAATTTTCCTAAAACTGCACGCTTAATAATGTCGTTACAAATAATTTTGTATCATCCTTTGTTCAACCCACTCATATACGGGctcaaaatgaaagaaatttcTAAACACATCAAAAGATTGCTCTGTCCAGTCAAATTTATTTGA
- the LOC120569277 gene encoding olfactory receptor 11A1-like, translating into MADELNATYITLGGHVEINKYRYVYFFIMLLVYILIICSNSAIVYLIYVHQNLHEPMYIFIAALLINSLLYSTNIFPKLLIDFLSEKQIISYSACLFQFQIFYSLASSELLLLSAMAYDRYVSICKPLQYPNIMRKTTVSIFLLFAWLVPACHVAVLTILSAETTLCDLTLKGIFCNNSIYKLQCVTSRVITIHGVVSLIDLSILPMLFIIFTYTKIFIITYRSCREVRKKAAETCLPHLLVLISFSILSAYDISIARVESNFPKTARLIMTLQMILYQPLFNPLIYGLRMKEISKHLKRLFCPAKFI; encoded by the coding sequence ATGGCTGATGAGTTAAATGCAACTTATATAACTCTTGGTGGGCATGTGGAAATTAACAAATAcagatatgtttattttttcattatgtTATTAGTATATATTCTAATAATCTGCAGTAATTCTGCTATTGTGTACCTTATCTATGTTCACCAAAACCTCCATGAGcctatgtacattttcattgcaGCGTTGTTAATCAACTCTCTTCTTTACAGCACAAATATCTTTCCAAAActtttgattgactttttatctgaaaaacagatcatatcttattcagcctgtctctttcaatttcaaatattttactCTTTAGCTAGTTCTGAATTGTTACTGTTGTCAGCCATGGCCTATGACAGATATGTGTCCATTTGTAAACCTCTGCAATATCCAAATATCATGAGAAAAACCACAGTGagtatttttctgttgtttgcttgGCTTGTGCCTGCGTGTCATGTTGCAGTCCTAACAATATTGAGTGCTGAAACAACACTATGTGACTTAACTTTAAAAGGAATATTTTGTAACAATTCAATTTACAAACTTCAATGTGTAACATCAAGAGTGATTACTATTCATGGTGTAGTCTCTTTAATAGATCTCTCAATTTTGCCTATGCTTTTCATAATCTTTACATACACCAAGATATTTATTATAACCTATCGAAGTTGTAGAGAAGTCAGGAAAAAAGCAGCAGAGACCTGTTTACCCCACCTGTTGGTTTTAATCAGTTTCTCCATTTTGTCTGCATATGATATCAGTATAGCAAGAGTAGAATCCAATTTTCCTAAAACTGCACGCTTAATAATGACGTTACAAATGATTTTGTATCAACCTTTGTTTAACCCACTCATATACGGGCTCAGGATGAAAGAAATTTCAAAACATCTCAAAAGATTGTTCTGTCCAGCCAAATTTATTTGA
- the LOC120569278 gene encoding olfactory receptor 13C2-like, translating to MDELNVTYITLGGHVEVDRFRYVYFFIMFIAYILILCSNSIIVYLIWVHPNLHEPMYIFIAGLTLNSVLYSTAIYPKLLFDFLSEKQIISYSACLFQFQIFYSLGSSEFLLLSAMAYDRYVSICKPLQYPNIMTKTTVSIFLFFAWLVPACHLAVQTIWSSEAKLCDLTLKGIFCNNSIYKLQCVTSRVITIFGIVILLDLSILPMLFIVFTYTKIFIITYRSCRKVRKKVADTCLPHLMVLISFSCLFAYDIIIARVQSNFPKPARLIMTLQIILYQPLFNPLIYGLRMKEISEHLKRLFCPAKFI from the coding sequence ATGGATGAGTTAAATGTAACATACATAACTCTGGGTGGGCATGTGGAAGTTGACAGATTcagatatgtttatttttttattatgtttatagCATATATTCTAATATTATGCAGTAATTCTATTATTGTGTACCTTATCTGGGTTCACCCAAACCTCCATGAGCCTATGTATATTTTCATTGCTGGTTTGACACTAAACTCTGTTCTTTACAGCACTGCTATCTATCCAAAGCTTTTGTTTGACTTTTTATCTGAAAAACAGATCATATCTtattcagcctgtctctttcaatttcaaatattttactCTTTAGGCAGTTCAGAATTCTTATTGTTGTCAGCCATGGCCTATGACagatatgtgtctatatgtaaacctctgcaatatccaaatatcatgacaaaaaccaCAGTGagtattttcctgttttttgcTTGGCTTGTGCCTGCTTGTCATCTTGCAGTCCAAACAATATGGAGTTCTGAAGCGAAACTGTGTGACTTAACACTAAAAGGAATATTTTGTAACAATTCAATTTACAAACTTCAATGTGTGACATCAAGAGTAATTACTATATTTggtattgttattttattagatCTTTCAATTCTGCCCatgcttttcatagtttttacATACACCAAGATATTTATAATAACCTATCGAAGCTGCAGAAAAGTCAGGAAAAAAGTTGCAGATACCTGTTTACCCCACCTGATGGTTTTAATCAGTTTCTCCTGTTTGTTTGCATATGATATCATTATAGCTCGAGTGCAATCAAATTTTCCTAAACCTGCACGATTAATAATGACATTACAAATAATTTTGTATCAACCTTTGTTTAATCCACTTATATACGGGCTCAGGATGAAAGAAATTTCTGAACATCTCAAAAGATTGTTTTGTCCAGCCAAATTTATTTGA